agaaacctggagacttacaaagagggttcagcttaaattgaggacgacgcagcgagcaatgtaaagaaaaatggtaggtgtaaccttaagagacaagaagagagcagagtggattagggaacaaacggaggttaaggatatcatagctgaaataaagaagaagaaatggacatgggcagggcatgtagcgcgtagacaggataaccgctgctcgttaagggtaactgactggattcccagagaaggcaagtggctTAGGGGgatacagaaggttaggtgggcagatgagattaaaaagtttgcgggtataaattggcagcaccaagcacaggaccgggttaactggcggaacatgggagaggctcagtagggttgagagctgggctagttggtgagacatcattttaccatatggtgtagtagcgcaaaattcacggggacgaagaggacaagaaaacacgacactcgcaactaatttttatttcagaagcagcacttcatatataacccataaccctagcgacacagaaaagaactacgaacactgaatcatgccaacagaagcttttgcgcagactcaagcgatagtacacggtcACTTTTGCGCGATAGTCTTTTTTGCGATGGTCTCTCAAGCGATAGTCTCTTTTGCACGTGGCGTTTGGCgcaaacggttgtctctcgcggtgTGTCCCCGGTGTACGGCATTGCGGGCCGTCGGCCGGGGGCTCTGGTGGTGAGTCAGGCGTTCGCCGCCTTGTGTATGTGATGTTGTTGAGTGTacggtaatattgtgtaaggttgttctAGCGTGTATAGATCGCAATTGACGTTATAATACTTCGGCTGACTATATCGTCGCTCAAAAAGTAGTTAACTAAATGTGAGTTGTTTGGTTTGTTtcgaccgtgtctactgtgtccgtccactccaagagcgtggcgctcgctcttcatttcgagaccccacaaaacATGCACCCATATTTCAATTAAACCTCCCTCTTATTCTAAATTTCTACATTGTTTGAACGTCCAGAGAAAACATTCGTGTCGGACGCATCTATCAACTCTTGAAAGACGACAATTTAATGTCAGGGTTTCTACCAATCTGaaaaaagtcagggaatttctgaaaaacctggccaggtcatggaaactgacagcATTTCTGTGCGGCCGTCACAAAAAGAagcattaccattgatcaaagcttaCAATGTATTTCTCCCAACTGCAAATACAGTGAGGTGCTACAAGAGGTGtggaaaaagaaagacagtgCATAACTGTTGATTCTTAGTGTAAACGCGAAAGGATACAAGGACCCACAGAACACAAAGTTCACTGACGTTTCGGCACCCGGTATGGGAGAGAGTTTTTTTTCACAATAAAAGCCATAAAAAAAGGCACAGCGTATAAGTACGCCTGAATACGTGACGTAAGCAGTGAGAGTACATTGTAAGAAGTGTCATATCATTACTGCACAGCATATATGCACAGTCGTCTGTATCTAGATTCCAGGTGCAGGCATGTGCAAGCTTATTTTGAAAGCGGGGAGTTTTATAGTCACACCAACTCGCGAATCCAGTGTTGGCGGAGGTGTCTACACCCTGCTGCGCATGCTTGCGTCTTGTGCACAACTGTAGCGCATGTGTAACCTCCGGTAAATTTCTTATTACAGTTTCGTGAGATTGCGTAAatatatctgcaaatattttttagCGTGAAGTCCACAGAAGACGTCCGTGATTCATCTGTGGAATCGAGGTATAGCTGTTGAACCTTGACAGATTCCTTcttgccaccacatattaaaacaTCGGCATTTTAAACGCCGTCCCCAGCTTTCGTTGCAGCCGTCCGAGGACTTCCGTTGTACTTCAAGCCTCAGAGTCCAGGGACAGAAAATACAAACAAGCATGGCTCCCGTTTCCTCATTTTGCACGGATGCTGCGAGATGGCACCACTTCTACGTTCCTTGGCAGCTTTGACTGCGAtgttggactatcgcaggctccttcaaacgTTCATCTGTGGTTACTTTTAAGTGGCATGTTTGATTCGTGGTTCTTCCGAAGAACATCGAACAGCTGACTTGCTCACTGCCTGGCTCAGGGGTTTTATTTTGGCCAgctatacattttttttcacatttaccgcACGCGCTCAGGACATTCTGAGTGCCTCTGATAAAAATGTTTACCTATTATATATGaagcgcctgtttttttttttaccacttgaAGGTTTGTTTCCAATGCACAGAGTTTTCCAAGAAAATGTGGCGGTCCTAAAATTTGCTTCTAATCATCATGGTAAACCtgaaaaagtcagggaatttaTAAATAccaaattggtagacaccctgactGTGAAAGCTAACGTGTTTCTGGTCACTGCCATCTATGGCGTGGTCGCTGACAGCGCATTATCACAGACGAGTTTTGGACAGATTGTCGTGCGGCCTACGTTTTCTCGATAAAAAAATATCCGGGGTTTAAGGTCCTGAAACCGTGATACGAGTATTGGGGACGTGAAGtcgtagagggctccgaaaatgttcgaccatctggtgtccttTAGCCTGCACTGACGTCGCATAgcgcacgggcctctagcatgacgatagttaaagcgcgagagcagagcgacgacacagagacaaaaaggacacgaaggaccgtttcccctccatcgaaatgtgaccgccgcggcaGGGAGCGAACCCGCCaccttgggtcagcagccgataacCGTGCACTGCACCACCACGGCGGACGGCCCAAGTTTTCTTTATCGGTGCAGCGCTGCTGTGCTGGGTACGTACTGCGTCTTACCTCCTTGTCCCCGCAGAAGAATCCGAAAGCTTCCTCCCACGTCTTTGTGTCCACGCTGCTGAAACAGTAGTTGGCGTCGTTTTCCAGCTGGAAAGGAATGTGTCCACAgatatataagaaaaaaatagcTTTGTGGAGTTCAAGCAGAGagggaaagacagaaaaaaggaaCGTGGGAAGGTTTTTAAGCAGATGCTAGGATCTGGTAAGCTACCCTGCTCTGGAATTGGCGAATATAGttgagatagagagaaagaaaaaaaaaataaataagaacaaaACACGGACACACAAAAACGTTCCATTCATGGTCGTGCAGACAGGCCAGTatttcgcaagaagcccagtagcgcttgcacggccttcttctgCGACGTTAATTCCGGACGATGGCGTAACATTATGTCCTCTGTCAGAAGCTGGTCATGTAACTTGTTGAATGCATTATGAAAAAAAGATTGCCAACAAATGTATCACGTGTTTCAACTCCGTGTCAAATGATGTTCTGGTGGAGCGATTAAATAAAGATATACTATTAATGGTGGTGCGTAAAACTACATTTACTTCGTGCGTTTATGCTGTAGGCATGCAGCATCGTGCAACACGTTAATGTACGTACTCCGTACTCCATGAGGTACTCCACGCATGCCAAATACCAGATGCGCCTTGTCAAGTTCTGGGTAGCCGCTGCGGATTTCAAAAAGAGGCGGGGAAAGGAGAAAATGTATTTGTGTGGTACACAATTAATTGAAGGCGTTCTTTTTTCTATTTATAGTGCAACCAGTCCAACAACGGAAGAGAAAGAACAAGACACTGTGGTTCACCCGCACACATGCACTGAACACAGAAGCTGTCGATATGTGTCGAAACGCTATCTGCAATGCTGAAGTTCAAAGCTGTGACATAAAGTATATTCGGATTCCACAAAGAAGGATGCTTAGCCGGAGCAAATGAGGGTTTCAGAATGAGCGTAATACGGTCAGCTATCATTGGTTCTTCTCGTGACAGGGCATAAACAACACATGCTCTGTAAAAGGAATATAAGAGCAACTATGTGGAAACAGTTTAGCCATATGTAGCATATAGTTAACCGCTTAACGACAGCTTCCTTTAACAAGTATCTCAACGTGCACACTGAATAAGCATATTTTTTATTTCGATAACGTTATCGGTACTCGCATTTACGCGCAACTTACCGCATATCACGGGCATCACTTGGTTCATGAAGTCAGGCTCCTCCGCCGACACCAGGGAAATCAGTCCCGCAGTTAAAAACGAAGTAGCGATCGCCCGAGCCGCCATATTTGTCCCATGACCTTTCAGAACAGCTCCCCAACGCCGGAGGCGAGGAAAAGAGCGCTGGCGCCTCGCAGTGTCTGCACTCTTTTTCGCGTTCTGGATACGCGTGGCCCTGTCAGCGAAAAGTTAATAACTCTCGATTCATTATTCGGCACTGAGGTAAACACGGGTGAGGCAGTCGTCTGCGCTTATGGTCGAAGAAGTGTATCCGATTGGTGTGTTCAAGTCACGTGGCATAGCAATAACGACCAGCGACGACATTGATGTTGTTATGACCGGGAAAACTGAACTTTTCCAGGCGGTGCCACGAACCGTTCAAACATATCCGGGACTTGCCTCTTGTGAGTTGCTCATAAGTGTTTAGCGCGTGTTATAACTGCCGGAGCTCTTCGTCAAGGTAAAGGCGGGACAGCACGCTGTTTCTGTACCAAAACGGCGAACCGACCACACTTCGCGATGAGCGTCCCAATCTACAAGGCTTATACCGTAATAACAGCAAGTTTCGCATGTGCACACGGCCAGGGTACGGAGCTTCCAGCTCCCTGCTGCTCGGGAATTGGGCGACCAGAGTGCCGTTTGCGCAGCTGGCCGGCTGAACGGCCATTGCGAACGGCTGACTCCGGCGGTTCCGGCGAGCGGAGCGCAATGTTGACCATCGGGACTGCTGTTACTTCCATCAAGCGCAGCCCCATTTCGTCGTACCCGCGCAGTGAAAGGCTTTATTTGAGCACGCGTACATAAAgaagggcgtttttttttttgttaatctgCTTCGTCGGTGTTTTGTCGTTGTCTGGTCACCTGGTGGAAGAGAGGTCTGCAGGTTGTTAACGTAACGACCACCACCCTCTACACGTTGCACGAGTACACGCTCAGTACACATGCACCTACAAAAGTGTACATGGTGCAAAATCGCTCAAGTTTGCGAGACGCATGGCTGCATGAACCTGGACCACTGTCGCTCTCTTTACAAAGACGTGGGTTTAAAACACGCAATCGCGGACCTTTGACTAGGGGCCCGCGGTTTCACAAGAAATAAATCCTTGTTACGTGTGGCTAAACAGTAGTCgcgttattaaatgcgaagcatttcttggtgaactgcATGCACTATGActgtttttatctatctatctatctatctatctatctatctatctatctatctatctatctatctatctatctatctatctatctatctatctatctatctatctatctatctatctatctatctatctatctatctatctatctatctatctatctatctatctatctatctatctatctatctatctatctatctatctatctatctatctatctatctatctatctatctatctacgttgCTTTAATTGAACCCTTAGAAGCACGTGTTGACTTCGTTATCACCAGCCTTGCAATACCAACGTTATCACACAAAACGTTGCTGGGCATGGTTGGTGCTGACTTCTGAGACTGTCAGCTGCAGATTCTGCGGTTATGATTCCACCGTTAAATTCCCAACAATACTGTTCAGACATTCGCCTAGCCCTAAATGTTGGATACTGCTTGCTTCCGGCAGCTGAAGCAGGACTATTCGCTGCATTTTCCTTTCTACACCCACGAGCTTGTTGAACTCCCTCACAAGTACAGAGTAATAAAACATTTCACTGTCGTTTCTCATGGAGTGAGCAGcgtgttgattatttttcacgttctgggctgggacaaggaaacgaaaaagaagaagagcgcgagcgagggacgcggggacgctcaagtgacagcagagcgcttccgaacgcagttaaataaacaagtttttttgccttataccttaaagactgagttgagtctgatcgcagtgtctggaacgccatcgtcttaaATAAGCGTATTTCACTCCGTCCGTTGTTCTTCGAAGAGAAACTATCTTTCAGGGAGTAACTAGGATCCTTAGCTGTTGTGATAGCGCACTTATTACAGCGCAGGTAGAAATGCACAAAAGTAATAAGTTGTAGGTGCAAAAATTTCAGATGCAAACTaattcaaagtaaaaaaaaagaactcgtgTACGTTACGATAAAGTTGGGAAATATGGTATATCTATTGATAGCATCTGAAGTCGACAGAGTTGCAAAAACTGTCATGCTTCCTCACGCCTTCTCCTCAAACGTCTCGAAGGTGCAAGCAATCCGGTACAGCTATTttataattatcatcatcatggttgaaGGTTGAGGGGTCATTTTGAGTAGCAGCGCTCTTGTGGTTCAACTGTGCACGGTGAAATTGCGCCTTCTCATCAAATTTCGTAATGGTGGCATTTGAATACAACCGGAGAGGCCGGGGCAAGCTTCCCGGATAATCGGTCTTCACACTAAATttgacaacatggcggaattcgacagCTTGGAAATGTCGAAGATAACACCCTATAGCTTGGTCGATGCTGTGGCTGGTGATGAGAATGAAATACTATTGCTCATCCCTCAAGCTGAGCTACATTTCATTCTC
Above is a window of Rhipicephalus microplus isolate Deutch F79 chromosome 1, USDA_Rmic, whole genome shotgun sequence DNA encoding:
- the LOC142806231 gene encoding uncharacterized protein LOC142806231, producing MAARAIATSFLTAGLISLVSAEEPDFMNQVMPVICAATQNLTRRIWYLACVEYLMEYGLENDANYCFSSVDTKTWEEAFGFFCGDKEEDKHHFLMQCFSDKINENVMYDARDVDKMLRNCRYRIPPD